The sequence aaaaatgagagtaaAAGAGGAGCaaggagaaggaaggagaagCGAGCGGACGAGATGGAAAAGtggaaacttttctctcatccGCATTGAATTAGGAGGGGAGAGAGAACTCTCACGAGATAGTAAAGAGATGAGACTCTTCTCTTAGAATGGAGTACTCAAGAGgctctttttttaattagatattatATTGTTAGCTCGTATATTTTGTGGGATTGGGATTCTTTATAATATATGCTCGAATTTTAGAATTTAGGATAAACGAGATAGACATATAAAGAAATCTCACGATATTTGAATTAAACAAAGAGTACAAGGACGATATGGAATCGAGGAAAATCCTCTAAAAGCAACGGTTTTGGTTTTGATACGAAGAATCAAGTTCATAAAATATAGAGATGTTCTAATTTCTTAAAGGTTCAAAGATGTTTGTTTGCTCAGCATCTTGTCGTGCGCACTAAAAAGAATGGATGCAAAGGGCCGGgaaatgataatatatacattatacatgttttaaatgcacaaatttactttttataaaaaagtagactctgcataaaaaaaatatgaaaaattcacttttatttttatggaacgcatatttttacaaaagatttgtACATTCGAGACTTGTACTTgatattactaaaaaaaaagagtgttaCAGTAATaaaggaattatacaaaagtaatctcacaaacttacgtatttttatgtgattcgtcagatctactttacaataaaagtaactttataatctaacaaattacgttaaatcatatcaatttgtaggattatttttatacaatcatGCTAGAgtatttctaaaataaaaaagaatagatgcaAAGCAGCTGATACCTCGAACCATGATGATTTCCATCCGAATCCTTTTATATTTCTTCATTCCCCTTTATTCTTTGCCATAGTTCTTGAGTGGCATCCGAATGTTTAAAAACCAACTATTTTGTTACCTTTCTTCTCATAGTAAACTGATTCCTCAAAATTTTGCTGATTTACTTTCAGGCATGAGTGAAACCCTCGTATGcatgaaaaaaactaatttaccTAATTGGCGTTATTAAGTTTTAGTttatgtttagatagtgagcTATTTTGAAGTATTctgtaaaaaaataacaatacaaTAGTGAACAGTAGTGAAAATtaggtaaaaattaataataaaataataaatagcagTGAGAATTCTTGAGCATCCAAACTAGGCATCATTTAGCACTACGTTGTAATGACATGACAAACCACCAAAATgtagtataatattaaatcgataaaaaaatatatatttataagttgattggaaagagaaattttaaaatttgaatattataaaactaattttatcatttaaatgatatagattatatattctatatatcaacttgaaaataaaattactgtAAATGATAAGTCATGCATTGTATCTCTTTTACATCGTTTAGAAGACTTGGACTTTTTGTCATTCCATTAACTAAAATTAAGGTTTGGAATTCCATGTTTAAAGGACATTGACTTAGGTTTTTCTAATAGGCAATGCTGAAAACAATCTTAGAGTGTGTAGTGTTCGTAGGAGAAAATGgggttattattaaaaaaaataatttttatgtggttttcaaatttatctatttttttcaaaaatcatatgTAAAAACTGCATGCTTCAAAATTGCAATTGTCATTTCTCTTTTCTGAGATGTTATTTCATGCCTTGATATTGCGATGCTAGGTATTCCTCTCCTTATTTTcacttttactttatttttaaatttattagtaaaTGATACAGCTGATATATTTATGTCTGTATTAGCAATGTGATCTAGGGATAGACGGTATTAGTGTAGATTTATTGTTGTAGAAAAAAGGAAAGTTCTGTCTACTATACTATCATTCACATTTAGAGTAAATGATggtataatgttatttttaaaaagagtaatactagatataattttaaggtgTGTAAATGCTAGGGTTGTATAGGAACTGTCCAAACTGACTGTAAACCGATCAGACCGGCTGCCGGAGCACGGAACCGGCAGGAAATCGGCTGGCAGGCGGCACAAAATGCTAGAAACTAATGTCGGCTAGTTTGGCGCCGGTTTGAACCCTTTAAAAATTGCTGAACTGGCCaacccttatatatatatatatgttaaataaaacggcgtcgttttttttatgatatttgttaaaaaatatatatatatgaaatgacgtcgtttcaaAGTGGGTTAATTAAACACGCCCCATTCTTCTTCCCGTTGTCTTCTTCCCCAGGTCTTCTTCAGGTTTTAGGGTTTCGTCTTCTTTCCACAACGTTGCTCCTCTCCTTTTTCACAAAAGACGTCGACGGTAGGCTGAAGTTCGCACTGACACACATCGAGACTGATATGATTGGTTTTCTCTCTCCCAATCGACTGATTTCGACCAGTTCTGAGCTCTCATGGCAGACGTCGGTGGGGGCATCGAAACCGACGCCGAACCCATCATTGTACAGTCCTAGTAAATGTTATGcacactctctttgaaaaatgtCTAAACTCATTACTAACAAATTGagtctttttttcatttgagtcctaaattttcacttatGTCAAAAGGAATGCACGAAACTTTCACACCATTagactatataaatcattttccttcaaaaaataGCTATTAGACATTCAacaatatataatgtataaataatagAGTATAAAtatagagttttgctacacataaACTGATATATTAGCACACAATTTATAGTGAGATTCATTttaacttcaaaaaataaaccacCAATCATTGTTTAGCATAGTTAATGTGAAAAAAGCTTCCACATCAACATTGTATTgggtatataaaaaaataagacttttaaatagattttctcgtaaatatatatggtatttttggttttttatccGATGAGACCTcgattaaaattaatttttatattaaatttttaattattcgaATATATGGGGATAGAATGAGAGTTTCGtattattgtataattaataaatatttttctctttaaaaagtACAAATAAAGTAGTAGCAAAGAGTATGTCATCGCCAACGATGCCGTTCATGGCCTTTGAAGTCATGCACTTGCCATGGAAGACGTCTAATATAAGTTCCCATGCTCCCTCGTCGCTCGTACCATCAGTCTCTCTTTGCTTGTAGAGAAAAACCAGAGGAACAGAGTGCGCCGAAATTCCAAAGTATGGAGCAGTTCATTGGCCAACCTCGGCTCCCGAAATTCGCTGTCCCGAAACGCTACCACTTACGACTCAAACCGGACCTCACCGCCTGCAAGTTCGACGGCTCCGTCTCCATCTACCTCGACATTGTCGGCCATACCAACTACATCGTCCTCAATGCCGCCGAACTTTCCGTCTATCCCGGCTCCGTGTCTTTCACCAACCAAAACTTTTCCAAGGTATCTTGTTCACTTCAGTTCTCGGTTTGGTTGCTGTGAAATGTTTCGACGTCTTAGAAACAATGGATACCATCAATTGCAGCCATTTTGATTCAAACCTTTTTTGTGCAATCAAGCGCACTGTCTTTTGTGctgaatgaataaaattttgggCAGCTGTTGGAGCCTTCAGCAATTAATTTGGTTGAAGTCGACCAGATTTTGGTTTTGGAGTTCTCTGAGACACTCCCGATTGGGATCGGGATTTTGAGTATCATGTTTGAAGGAAGTTTGAACGACAAAATGAAGGGGTTCTATAGAAGGTAGTGTTTAATGATTTAATTTCTCTGTTTGCTGTGACGACCCAGAGCAACCGCTAAACATGCCTGTGCTATCACAAACTCGTTAATTTAAAGCTCGTTTAGaatcatttataaattacaGTTTCATCTAGTAAATAGTGCCAGTGTGCGACTTAGTTGTAGggaaagaatgaaaaattataagttgGCATAGATAccatatatttaagttgttatttttctttccagtaCATATGAGCATAATGGCGAGAAGAAGAATATGGCTGTTACACAGTTTGAACCAGCTGATGCTAGGCGATGCTTTCCGTGCTGGGATGAACCTGCTTTCAAGGTGttgcgatctctctctctctctctctctctctctctctctgtgtgtgtgctGATTGAAGATCTTGTACTTCTTTGCATCTGTTGCTGAAATGaaatcttattttctaaaacactTCATAATGCatctgtcaaaaaaaaaaaaaaaaaggaactatcTTTTAGCTAGCTAGTGTTTTGGTTAAATACTTTTGGCATTGAAAATGGATATGCCTCGTTATGTTTCTAAGGATGCGTACAAAAGCTTATTTGATCCTTGTTTTCTGGCACTGGCTGTTACAACTTACAGGCTACATTCAAAATCACATTGGATGTGCCATCTGAACTAGTAGCACTTTCGAACATGCCaattattgaagaaaaagtGGATGGGCATCTGAAGGAAGTTTCATATCGAGAATCACCACTAATGTCTACCTATTTGGTGGCAGTTGTTGTTGGTTTTTTCGATTATGTGGAAGATCTTACTTCTGATGGTAAAATCATACTCTGTGTGGATTTTCTTGTGGTAGAACGATTTATGTTCTTGATAGTGTAATCTTGCATCTCTATACAGGGGTCGTAGTTCGAGTATACTGTCAGGTTGGTAAGGCAAATCAAGGGAAATTTGCATTGAATGTTGCTGTCAGGACACTCGAATATTACAAAGAGTAAGTTTTACCATCAATCACCACCGAATTAATGATCGCTAGTCACagcattacaacttttttagcTGAACAACACATTTTTAGAGACTAGATTGGGCTGCTAGTGATCCCTTCAATTATTACCCACCTGTGCTTATGCTGCCTAGTCGGGAATTCAGTTTAACTATGCTAGTTTTGACAGATACTTTTCTGTACCTTACTCTCTTCCTAAATTGGATATGGTTGCAATCCCTGACTTTGCTGCTGGGGCCATGGAGAATTATGGTTTAGTTACATACCGAGAAACAGCTTTGCTCTACGATGATCAGCATTCTGCAGCTGCCAATAAGCAGAGGGTAATTTCATGCTTgatgcttttctttttgttaggATTTACTTTGGCCAATTTAATCTGAAGCTATTGGTTTAATCACAGCCCACAGAACAATTAACCATTACTTTTGCTACTGTAAAGGTCACAATTGTTGTAGCCCATGAACTGGCACACCAGTGGTTTGGCAATCTTGTAACGATGGAATGGTGGACTCATTTGTGGCTGAATGAGGGGTTCGCGACATGggtgtgtttcatgggtcatatGTCTCATTACCATACCTAACTAAATGgcatacttatatatattatataacaactttacttataaaataattatataccaattatcatatttttcaGGTTAGCTATTTAGCAACTGATAGCTTGTTCCCAGAATGGAAAATATGGACTCAGTTTCTTGATGAATCGACTGAAGGCCTTAGGTTGGATGGGCTTGCAGAATCCCATCCCATTGAGGTAATTTTGCATGggaaaaaggttttttttttttcctgggtaTGAACTGCTTTAAGgaattagtatttttcttgtttgatcATAGCTCAATTTAAGCATATTCTTTTAGGTGGAGATAAATCATGCTAGTGAGATAGATGAAATTTTTGATGCAATAAGTTACAGAAAAGGTGCATCTGTTATTCGGATGCTGCAAAGCTATCTTGGCGCTGAATGCTTCCAGGTTGGTCCTTCGGTTTGTTACTTGTATATGTTTCTTGTGCAAGTTAAGATATTTCTCTTGATTGAAAAAAGAACTCCTGTTCCATCTGTATTGATTAACCGTTTTTTGCAATTTATTGGATTAAGGCTTACTTGAGTTGCGTCTGATGGTGGTTGAGTTTGAATCATAAGATGGCATCTATGAATATCCATTTCATTATGTAATATGTTGTCAATGTCTTTCTAAGAAACTATTAATCGATTCTGATTAGGAGAGCGGGAAAGTATCTCCTTGTTCTTTTTGCTTTCAGATGGCTTGGTAAGGAGATATAAGGTCGCAAAGAAGGTTTTTGATATCTGATAGCAATTGTAATTGTAGTTGATCAAATGATTATGTTATTGGAAACTAAGAAGCACAATATAGTTTGCTCATCTGTGGATATTTTGATGTAATTGTCTTcagttaattatatatttttcttgcatctgtaattttcttccttttttttccttgtttaatTGACagttttgcttcttttttcccCGTTTTTCTGATTTGTTTATGCAATCAGAGGTCGCTTGCTTCATATATAGAAAGATTTGCATGCTTCAATGCAATGACAGAAGATTTGTGGGCTGTCCTTGAGGAGGGATCTGGTAAGCCTGTTACAACGTTAATGAATTCATGGACAAAGCAAAAAGGATACCCAGTTGTCTCTGTCAGAGTCAAAGATCAGAAATTGATGTTTGAGCAGGTTTGTTGTTTCAGTGCTCTTTCGTGCATTTTCTCTTGAGATAATATATCTTAACTCAGATATATAGTCAGCTGTTATCATTTTGTACTATTCCAGTTAATGATATCTTTGAGAATTAACAGAATTCTGACAAATAAATGCAATATGGCAGTCTCAATTTTTGTCAAGTGGCTCCTATGGGGATGGACAATGGATTGTCCCAATAACATTGTGCTGTGGCTCATACGAAGTGTGCAAGAGTTCTCTACTGCAAACAAAGTCTAGAACTTTTCATATCGAGGAATTCTTGAGTGATAAAAGTGATGCAGTCTCTGTTTGGATAAAACTTAATGTGGATCAGACTGGTTTCTATAGGGTGAAATATGATGATGACCTTGCAGCTAGACTCAGATATGCAATAGAGAACAAATACTTCACTGCAACGGACAGTTTTGgtaatttagaaatttgaaCTCCTACTTGCTTATCCCACGGTAGAGAATAGCACTTaacaatattttcctttaatagGCATTCTGGATGATTCATTTGCCCTTTGTATGGCTCGCCAGCAGTCTTTGACCTCGTTGCTTACCTTGATGGGTGCTTACAGGGAGGAACTTGATTATACAGTGCTGTCTAATTTGATTAGCGTAATGTTCACATCCTTGTATTTTCTAAGCTTGTTTCAGCATGCTTTTAGTTCTAATTCTGGTCCCAAGCTTGTTTCAGCATGCTTTTAGTTCTAATTCTGGTCCCTCTATTCACAGATAAGTTATAAAGTTGCAAGAACTGTGGCTGATGCAGTCCCTGACTTACTGGACTacattaatcaattttttattcgCCTTTTCCTCTACTCTTCAGAGTaagttatcaaaaataaataattgaaaattctAATGTGATCCTTGTTTCTAAGCCACCAGGTTCTACTGTTCTTTTGACATTGATCTCTTTGAAGTCAGTTATTTTCCATTTGATTGGGAAAGCTCTGTGAGGTGTTTAACTATCTGGTAATTTAAGGGACTGGAGCATACAAAAATACAATTCCAGTGATTCAGATTGTAAgataataatttctcttatatgatgaattataataataaaagatgctTAAGATGCTATTATTGTTTAAGACTGCTGAGAAATACCCCGCccccaaagaaaaataatagacacTCAAGTATTGTTTCCTTCCCCCTTTCAAGTTTGTAGGGAGTAGCTTACATAGTTTTAGTGCAAGATCTAAGATGTAGATGTTTCTAGCATTATGGAACAGGTGAGTTTGTATATgcatcttctttctcttcttattTGAAAATTCTTCACAAGTTAATAGTGAAGCTAATAGAAACCCAGTTTGTATTGTTGACTGAATCAATGAGCATTCTAGAACTTCCCTTGAGCAAGATGGGTCTGATTTcattctactatttatttttccttttatgctGGTCATTTTTTGCAGTAAGCTTGGTTGGGAGCCTAAGCAAGGCGAGAGCCATCTAGATGCAATGTTGAGAGGAGAGATTTTGACTGCCCTTGCGATGTTTGGACATGATCTGACACTAAATGAAGCAAGTAGGCGTTTTCATTCATTCCTAGATGATAGAAGTACGCCACTCCTCCCTCCTGACATAAGAAAGGTTGGTAAAAGCACTGGTCAATCACTAGTATTGCTTCATTTGCAATTCCTAGATTTTTACACGGACTTTGGTTGCAGGCAGCATATGTGGCTGTTATGCGAAGAGTCAGCACCTTTAACAGATTGGGTTGCGAATCTCTTCTCAGAGTGTACCGGGAAACTGATTTGAGCCAGGAGAAAATGCGCATTCTAAGTGATAACAtatcattatttaaaatgatGCAGAAAATCTAATTTTGTCTAGTATATTGAAATCATGTATACTTTTGTGTTTGTAGGTTCATTGGCATCTTCTCCAGATCCCAGCATAATTCTTGAAGTTCTCAACTTTTTGTTGTCTTCTGAGGTATCTGGGTTTTGTATAATTGTGGTGTTCAAAAGTTTTTCATATTAGTTGATAAATTGTTGTCTGATGGAGCTTGGGTTGCCAATGCTGACTTTACTTTCCACTTGATATAGGTTCGTAGCCAAGATGCTGTTTTTGGACTCACTGTTAGTAGGGAAGGACGTGAAACAGCTTGGAAGTGGCTGAAGGTAATGCTCATCAGTAATGTAAATAGCAGAAAGCATATTGCAGAATGTTCATGCGCATGCACTATATTTGCTTGATACATTGATCAAAATTGTCCTCAAACAATTAGGATACTGGTCTGAGATCTTGCATGCAATTTAAGTAAGAAAACGTAACTCAAGCAGACATGGTGAACTTGGTACTCACCTTCTTTCCTGAAAGCAATTGGCAGTGTGTTGCATCTGGTGCACTTGTTacttatagagagagagagagcttggaaCCGTGCATTAATCTGTTAGAGAAATGAGGTGGTAGTGTGACTTAATGCTCTGCTAGGAAAATTTGGAATTGCTTCTAAACTCCTCCCCTCATCACTCCTTCCTCCCCTCATtcaggaagggaaaaaaaaaaaaagataaatcagAAAGGCAACTTGTAGGCCTCAGACATTTTCCTTGACTCCAAAGTAAGTTTTTTGAAGAGATGTTATGAACCTTTAAGAATGGTGTCGTCCACAGTTTTGGAATTTAAGACTTGAGTACTCATGAATCCAGTCCCATACGATTGATCAAAATAATCAGAGATGTTAGTTCCAGAGAAGATGAAGTCATCTGTGGAAGTGGCAGGTGACTTTTAAGTCTTGCTTGCTTGAGGTAGACTGAACAAAATATCCGTCAGGAGCTATAGGTTTTGTTATATATCTCAATTTTGATCAGCAATATCAAGGTAATGCACATCTATATCAGAATCACTAGGTAAAACACAAGTGCAgtttaaattaagaataaatcGCATggacaactattttacaacctATTTTTACAACCTATTTTACTAACCCTTTTGAGTTTCCTGTCTGATTTGATTTATTCTACATAATCAACCTCCATTTAAAAAAAGGGCTGTGTATTTACCATTCATTACCTTTAATCTTCATTAGTCAATCTCTTTTAGTGCCAGATGAATTGACAAAGAAGCCAACCAAGGTGCCCAACTTTTGTTCAGAAACTCCATGAATCGAGcctatatacatttttttaaccttaTTGTTGCTGCAATCTTTATGTTTTAACATGAAGGAAAAGGAAACTTGTTCTGATTCTTTATGGCTGAGCCCTTGCTAGAGTATTTTTGATTGATGGGCAATATACCACTTTGTTTACACACTCTGTTTTCCATTTTAAATATGATGTGAATACAGGATAACTGGGAGCATATTTCACAAACCTGGGGTTCCGGATTTCTACTAACTCGTTTTGTCAGTGCTATTGTCTCACCAGTGAGTCTCTCTACcccttcctctctttttttgttaCAAATGTAGTGCAGAAATTAGATTCAGCTACAGTAAAGGAGTTAATTGTTAATTGTTTAATTGGTTTGGTTATCCTACTTTCCCAGTTTGCTTCTTTTGAGAAGGCCAAAGAAATAGAGGAGTTTTTTGCAAGCCGAAATAAGCCGACAATTGCTAGAACTTTGAAGCAGAGCATTGAAAGAGTTGAGATTAATGCAAATTGGGTGGATAGTGTTCAGAATGAGGAACGTCTGGCTGATGTTGTGATGGAACTGGCGCACAGGTAGAAAAAATAGTCGGAGACGTATGCTTGGCCTTTGTTCTAAACAAGGCAAGCCGATTAAATTTCACTGCTCTCATAACTTTAAAATCTGCCAGAACAGGGGTGGGCAATAATGAATCAGGAAACATTAGTCTATTAAAGATGGGTTGGGTTTGTTTCCAATAATGGCTTttgcctttttattttccttccttCTGTTTGTTTCTTGCATGGATGAAAGGGTGCTCCTCCCTCCTGTTTTTTATCTTGAATTTTATCATCTTTACTGAACTACGTCAATTTGTGTAATTAATGATGGTACATTCGAATAGAGTAGCTTTGCCTTTTTtgtaatagaaaaattcttcttatcagttactattcatcaCCCCACActccacaccctatgaaaaacatccATACTCCCTATGAAAAACTCACACGCTACGAAAAAGCTATAAGTGTGGagtgtgaaaataaatagtgattaaGGCATATCATTCCTCTTTGCAGTATATGCAGAAACAACTACACCTCAGCCAGTACCTTTAACCAGCAGCAATGTTGCCAACCCAAcccatcttctttttttaagaaa comes from Juglans microcarpa x Juglans regia isolate MS1-56 chromosome 8S, Jm3101_v1.0, whole genome shotgun sequence and encodes:
- the LOC121244746 gene encoding aminopeptidase M1-like isoform X1, which produces MLPRRSYHQSLFACREKPEEQSAPKFQSMEQFIGQPRLPKFAVPKRYHLRLKPDLTACKFDGSVSIYLDIVGHTNYIVLNAAELSVYPGSVSFTNQNFSKLLEPSAINLVEVDQILVLEFSETLPIGIGILSIMFEGSLNDKMKGFYRSTYEHNGEKKNMAVTQFEPADARRCFPCWDEPAFKATFKITLDVPSELVALSNMPIIEEKVDGHLKEVSYRESPLMSTYLVAVVVGFFDYVEDLTSDGVVVRVYCQVGKANQGKFALNVAVRTLEYYKEYFSVPYSLPKLDMVAIPDFAAGAMENYGLVTYRETALLYDDQHSAAANKQRVTIVVAHELAHQWFGNLVTMEWWTHLWLNEGFATWVSYLATDSLFPEWKIWTQFLDESTEGLRLDGLAESHPIEVEINHASEIDEIFDAISYRKGASVIRMLQSYLGAECFQRSLASYIERFACFNAMTEDLWAVLEEGSGKPVTTLMNSWTKQKGYPVVSVRVKDQKLMFEQSQFLSSGSYGDGQWIVPITLCCGSYEVCKSSLLQTKSRTFHIEEFLSDKSDAVSVWIKLNVDQTGFYRVKYDDDLAARLRYAIENKYFTATDSFGILDDSFALCMARQQSLTSLLTLMGAYREELDYTVLSNLISISYKVARTVADAVPDLLDYINQFFIRLFLYSSDKLGWEPKQGESHLDAMLRGEILTALAMFGHDLTLNEASRRFHSFLDDRSTPLLPPDIRKAAYVAVMRRVSTFNRLGCESLLRVYRETDLSQEKMRILSSLASSPDPSIILEVLNFLLSSEVRSQDAVFGLTVSREGRETAWKWLKDNWEHISQTWGSGFLLTRFVSAIVSPFASFEKAKEIEEFFASRNKPTIARTLKQSIERVEINANWVDSVQNEERLADVVMELAHR
- the LOC121244746 gene encoding aminopeptidase M1-like isoform X2, which produces MFEGSLNDKMKGFYRSTYEHNGEKKNMAVTQFEPADARRCFPCWDEPAFKATFKITLDVPSELVALSNMPIIEEKVDGHLKEVSYRESPLMSTYLVAVVVGFFDYVEDLTSDGVVVRVYCQVGKANQGKFALNVAVRTLEYYKEYFSVPYSLPKLDMVAIPDFAAGAMENYGLVTYRETALLYDDQHSAAANKQRVTIVVAHELAHQWFGNLVTMEWWTHLWLNEGFATWVSYLATDSLFPEWKIWTQFLDESTEGLRLDGLAESHPIEVEINHASEIDEIFDAISYRKGASVIRMLQSYLGAECFQRSLASYIERFACFNAMTEDLWAVLEEGSGKPVTTLMNSWTKQKGYPVVSVRVKDQKLMFEQSQFLSSGSYGDGQWIVPITLCCGSYEVCKSSLLQTKSRTFHIEEFLSDKSDAVSVWIKLNVDQTGFYRVKYDDDLAARLRYAIENKYFTATDSFGILDDSFALCMARQQSLTSLLTLMGAYREELDYTVLSNLISISYKVARTVADAVPDLLDYINQFFIRLFLYSSDKLGWEPKQGESHLDAMLRGEILTALAMFGHDLTLNEASRRFHSFLDDRSTPLLPPDIRKAAYVAVMRRVSTFNRLGCESLLRVYRETDLSQEKMRILSSLASSPDPSIILEVLNFLLSSEVRSQDAVFGLTVSREGRETAWKWLKDNWEHISQTWGSGFLLTRFVSAIVSPFASFEKAKEIEEFFASRNKPTIARTLKQSIERVEINANWVDSVQNEERLADVVMELAHR